The Methylomicrobium agile genome has a segment encoding these proteins:
- a CDS encoding DEAD/DEAH box helicase produces the protein MTQAVPSSPSFQDLALIAPVLKALEDVGYETPSPIQAQVIPFMLQGKDVLGQAQTGTGKTAAFALPILSRIDLKQRDPQVLVLAPTRELAIQVAEAFQRYAAHLKGFHVLPIYGGQDYSSQLRHLGRGAHVVVGTPGRVMDHMRRGTLKLENLSTLVLDEADEMLRMGFIDDVEWILEQTPENRQTALFSATMPPPIRKIAQEYLTDPEQVTIKVTTASAENIRQRYWVVSGLHKLDALTRILEAETFDGMIIFVRTKTATVELAERLEARGFSAAAINGDMSQALRERAIANLKSGKLDILIATDVAARGLDVDRITHVVNYDIPYDTESYVHRIGRTGRAGRTGDAILFVAPRERKLLGNIEKATKQKVEQMELPSTEVINNKRIARFKQQITDTLAAEELSFYSQLIEQYQQEHNVSALEIASALAKLFQGDVPLLMQQPPKKGKEYKDGSVRTEEKPKREQKGKHSDALTGIEMELFRIEVGYKHGVKPGNIVGAIANETGLDGEHIARINIEDDYSTVELPAGMPKELFQALKKVRVAGQRLNISKMDESGKPAAESKEVKKLAKSKKRISSTSRKGKASRQD, from the coding sequence ATGACCCAAGCTGTTCCTTCATCACCTTCATTCCAGGATTTAGCACTGATCGCCCCCGTGCTGAAAGCGTTGGAGGATGTTGGTTATGAAACCCCGTCGCCGATTCAGGCGCAAGTGATTCCCTTCATGCTGCAAGGCAAGGACGTGCTCGGACAGGCGCAAACCGGCACCGGAAAAACCGCCGCGTTCGCGTTGCCGATTCTGTCGCGGATCGACCTGAAGCAACGCGACCCGCAAGTTCTGGTGCTGGCGCCGACCCGCGAACTGGCGATCCAGGTCGCCGAGGCATTCCAACGCTATGCGGCGCACCTCAAAGGCTTTCATGTGCTGCCGATCTACGGCGGCCAGGATTACAGCTCGCAACTGCGCCATCTCGGCCGCGGCGCGCATGTTGTCGTCGGCACGCCGGGCCGGGTGATGGATCACATGCGGCGCGGCACGCTGAAGCTGGAAAACTTGAGCACGCTGGTGTTGGACGAGGCCGACGAAATGTTGCGCATGGGCTTCATCGACGATGTCGAATGGATCCTCGAACAGACGCCGGAAAACCGTCAGACCGCGCTGTTTTCGGCGACAATGCCGCCGCCGATCCGCAAAATCGCCCAGGAATATCTGACCGATCCCGAACAGGTCACGATCAAGGTGACCACCGCCTCGGCCGAAAACATCCGCCAACGCTATTGGGTGGTCAGCGGCCTGCACAAGCTGGATGCGCTGACCCGAATTCTCGAAGCGGAAACCTTCGACGGGATGATCATCTTTGTCAGAACCAAAACCGCTACGGTCGAACTGGCCGAACGGCTCGAAGCGCGGGGGTTTTCCGCCGCGGCGATCAACGGCGACATGTCGCAAGCGCTGCGCGAACGGGCGATCGCGAATCTGAAGTCCGGCAAGCTGGATATTCTGATCGCGACCGATGTGGCGGCACGCGGCTTGGACGTGGACCGGATCACCCATGTCGTCAATTACGACATTCCGTACGATACCGAATCCTACGTTCACCGGATCGGCCGTACCGGACGCGCGGGCCGCACCGGCGATGCGATTCTGTTCGTGGCGCCGCGCGAACGCAAACTGCTCGGCAATATCGAAAAAGCCACCAAACAGAAAGTCGAACAGATGGAACTGCCCTCGACCGAAGTGATCAACAACAAGCGTATCGCACGCTTCAAACAACAGATCACCGACACGCTGGCGGCTGAAGAATTGAGTTTCTACAGCCAGTTGATCGAACAGTACCAGCAGGAGCACAACGTCAGTGCGCTCGAAATCGCCTCGGCGCTCGCCAAGCTGTTCCAGGGCGACGTGCCGCTGTTGATGCAGCAACCGCCGAAAAAAGGCAAAGAATACAAGGACGGCTCCGTACGCACCGAAGAAAAGCCGAAGCGCGAGCAAAAGGGTAAACACAGCGATGCGCTGACCGGAATCGAAATGGAACTGTTCCGGATCGAAGTCGGCTACAAGCACGGCGTAAAGCCCGGCAACATCGTCGGCGCGATCGCGAACGAAACCGGCCTGGACGGCGAACATATCGCGCGGATCAATATCGAAGATGACTACAGTACGGTGGAATTGCCTGCCGGCATGCCGAAAGAGCTGTTTCAGGCGCTAAAAAAAGTCCGGGTGGCGGGACAACGGTTGAATATCTCGAAAATGGACGAATCGGGAAAACCTGCAGCGGAATCCAAGGAAGTCAAAAAACTGGCCAAAAGCAAAAAACGGATCTCTTCGACCTCCAGGAAAGGCAAGGCTTCCAGACAGGACTAA
- a CDS encoding M28 family peptidase → MNASKQHIVQLREDIYRLASDIGERNVYRYPQLIEAASLIDRWLRDAGYIPARQEYEAEGKRFANIEAEVRGDVSPSEIVIVGAHYDTYQGSPGANDNGSGVAALISLARAFAAGPVARTLRFVAFTNEEKPFLRTAKMGSHLYAERCRERGENVVAMVCLENIACRYLERGSQRLSLFGLMAPTRGNFIALVGNRRSHALLAEAAESFRRHSVIPCETFTLPTGFPGAWSSDHWSFWKQGYPALMVTDTAPLRYPYYHKPGDRIEQLDYEFLVDVVDGVRGVVADLAVKA, encoded by the coding sequence ATGAACGCATCGAAGCAGCATATCGTGCAACTACGCGAAGACATCTACCGGCTTGCCAGCGATATCGGCGAGCGCAATGTTTACCGTTATCCGCAACTGATTGAAGCGGCTTCGCTGATCGACCGATGGCTGCGCGATGCCGGCTATATCCCGGCTAGGCAGGAGTATGAGGCGGAAGGTAAGCGATTTGCCAATATCGAAGCCGAGGTGCGAGGCGATGTTTCGCCGTCGGAAATCGTGATCGTAGGCGCGCATTACGATACGTATCAGGGATCGCCCGGCGCCAACGACAACGGGTCAGGAGTCGCGGCACTGATCTCGCTGGCCCGTGCATTCGCGGCCGGGCCGGTCGCCCGTACCTTGCGTTTTGTCGCGTTTACCAACGAAGAAAAGCCGTTCCTGCGCACCGCGAAGATGGGGAGCCATCTCTACGCAGAACGTTGCCGCGAGCGCGGCGAAAATGTGGTCGCGATGGTCTGTCTGGAAAACATCGCCTGCCGCTACCTGGAACGCGGCAGCCAGCGTTTGTCGCTGTTCGGTCTCATGGCGCCGACGCGGGGCAATTTCATCGCCCTGGTCGGCAACCGCCGTTCGCATGCTCTGCTTGCCGAAGCAGCCGAATCGTTTCGGCGGCATTCCGTGATTCCCTGCGAAACCTTTACGCTGCCGACCGGTTTTCCGGGGGCGTGGAGTTCCGACCACTGGTCGTTCTGGAAGCAGGGCTATCCGGCCCTGATGGTCACCGATACGGCACCGCTGCGCTATCCTTATTACCACAAACCGGGCGATAGAATAGAGCAGCTCGATTACGAGTTTCTTGTCGACGTGGTTGACGGGGTGCGAGGGGTCGTCGCCGATCTAGCGGTGAAGGCGTGA
- a CDS encoding HEAT repeat domain-containing protein — protein MKIILYFIFFIGFLFGNTLVSAKQILPCFNRSSGPEKQCLAEKKEDKRKNKSNKKVLTPPQKKQFVSSVAPNQKKYNKTSGNSRNEILELLQRLAEKKAISSIIPLLQDSEAYVRDAAIEVVGQLNVRQAVPGIIPLLQDINGDVRDKAIKVLVQFRAKEAISSIIPLLKQKDSKTRIDAMAALLQLEAKEAIPDIAALLKDSDSNVRMEALNTLREMQGTEAIPEVTALLKDNESNVRIRAIEILTLLQGKAALPAVMPLLQDKDDAVRLSALRALQELGAQESIRGIMPLLRDNNAKMRFAALALLAKIKAKEAIPGIVPLLQDSDFEVRGNAISVLEDLQGKAAIPSIMPLLKDNVGHVRLRAINSLSKLQREALIPHLAAFLHDSDDRVRIRAMGLLKEFRDENKGISEKHVIPHLLPLLQSSDKNTRYTAVATLKDLQATGAVSSIVPLLRDSEIEVRLAALESVAKLQGQEAIPTIIHFLKDKDPAIRVGAMDALVELQGKEALLHIAPLLHDEAIEVRSQTQEKLSQMQDPLLTNLINKATTLLLVLCPILAFLPLFLTGKKFFASITVFIVSAFLLYRLADASLVVPYLRKGTMWREMYQTGLLFVFAGAMFLKLSWWIIVNLFKPSTDFEEDNITSKLN, from the coding sequence ATGAAAATAATACTTTATTTTATTTTTTTCATCGGTTTTTTATTTGGAAATACTCTTGTTTCAGCCAAACAAATATTACCGTGTTTTAACCGATCTTCCGGGCCTGAAAAGCAATGTCTGGCCGAAAAAAAGGAAGACAAAAGAAAAAACAAGTCCAATAAAAAAGTATTGACGCCGCCACAAAAAAAACAGTTTGTCTCTTCTGTTGCCCCAAATCAGAAAAAGTATAATAAAACATCAGGCAACAGCAGGAACGAGATATTGGAACTGTTGCAGCGACTGGCCGAGAAGAAAGCGATTTCCAGTATTATTCCGCTTTTACAGGATAGCGAAGCTTATGTACGGGATGCAGCCATTGAAGTAGTGGGGCAATTAAACGTAAGGCAAGCAGTACCCGGCATTATTCCGTTATTGCAGGACATAAACGGTGATGTGCGTGATAAAGCCATAAAAGTTCTGGTGCAGTTCCGCGCGAAGGAAGCGATTTCCAGCATTATTCCTTTGTTGAAACAAAAAGACAGCAAGACACGCATCGATGCGATGGCCGCGCTATTGCAGTTGGAAGCCAAAGAAGCCATTCCGGACATTGCAGCGCTCTTGAAGGACAGCGACAGCAATGTCCGTATGGAGGCATTGAATACCCTCAGAGAAATGCAGGGGACAGAAGCGATTCCTGAAGTTACCGCGCTGCTGAAAGACAATGAGAGCAATGTACGCATTCGGGCCATCGAAATACTGACCCTATTGCAAGGGAAAGCGGCGCTTCCTGCAGTCATGCCGCTGTTGCAGGATAAGGATGACGCTGTGCGTTTGAGCGCATTGCGGGCATTACAGGAATTGGGGGCTCAGGAGTCGATTCGGGGGATCATGCCGCTGCTGCGCGACAACAATGCGAAGATGCGTTTTGCCGCCCTCGCCCTGTTAGCTAAAATAAAGGCAAAAGAAGCGATTCCCGGTATTGTTCCGCTTTTGCAGGATAGCGATTTCGAAGTGCGCGGCAATGCAATATCCGTGCTGGAGGATCTTCAGGGAAAAGCCGCCATACCCAGCATCATGCCATTGCTTAAAGATAATGTCGGCCATGTCCGTCTTCGGGCGATAAACTCGTTATCGAAACTGCAAAGAGAAGCATTGATCCCTCACCTCGCCGCTTTTTTACATGACAGCGACGATCGGGTACGAATTCGAGCAATGGGATTATTAAAAGAATTCCGCGATGAAAACAAAGGCATTTCTGAAAAACATGTCATCCCTCACTTGCTTCCTCTTTTGCAAAGCAGCGATAAAAATACCCGCTATACGGCGGTCGCTACATTAAAGGATCTACAGGCGACAGGAGCCGTTTCCAGTATTGTTCCACTCCTGCGGGATAGCGAAATCGAGGTACGTTTAGCCGCGTTGGAATCGGTAGCGAAATTACAGGGGCAAGAAGCTATCCCGACAATCATCCATTTTCTGAAAGATAAAGACCCTGCCATACGGGTAGGCGCGATGGACGCCCTGGTAGAATTACAAGGTAAAGAAGCGCTTCTCCATATCGCTCCGCTGTTGCACGATGAAGCGATCGAGGTGCGCAGTCAAACGCAAGAAAAATTATCCCAAATGCAGGATCCGTTATTGACGAATCTAATCAATAAAGCGACGACTCTGCTATTAGTGCTATGCCCTATCTTGGCGTTTTTGCCATTGTTTCTGACCGGTAAAAAGTTTTTCGCGAGCATTACGGTTTTCATCGTTTCAGCATTTCTTTTGTATAGGCTCGCCGATGCTTCTCTTGTGGTTCCTTATCTTAGAAAAGGAACCATGTGGCGGGAAATGTACCAGACGGGGCTTTTATTCGTTTTTGCGGGAGCGATGTTTTTGAAATTGAGCTGGTGGATTATCGTAAACTTATTTAAACCTTCGACCGATTTTGAAGAGGACAACATCACTTCGAAGCTTAATTGA
- the dapA gene encoding 4-hydroxy-tetrahydrodipicolinate synthase, with protein MIQGSIVALVTPMFENGAVDKESLKKLVEFHIAEGTDALVAVGTTGESATLDEDEHCDVIASIIAFAAGRIPVIAGTGANSTSEAIHLTRRAKELGADACLLVTPYYNKPTQEGLFLHFQAVNDAVDIPQILYNVPGRTACDMLPETIGRLSKLKNIVGVKEATGDLTRVPKIRELCGENFALYTGDDATSCEFCLMGGNGSITVTGNVAPKLVHEMLAAAMAGDAETARAIDEKLIGLHKTLFIQSNPIPVKWAVAEMGLMPRGIRLPLTWLTQDCYDAVRAAMRQAGVN; from the coding sequence ATGATTCAAGGCAGTATCGTAGCGCTGGTTACACCCATGTTTGAAAACGGCGCGGTAGACAAGGAAAGTCTGAAAAAACTGGTCGAATTTCACATCGCGGAAGGCACCGACGCGCTGGTTGCGGTCGGCACCACCGGCGAATCTGCAACCCTGGATGAAGACGAACATTGCGATGTGATCGCTTCGATCATTGCATTCGCGGCTGGCCGGATCCCGGTGATCGCCGGTACCGGCGCCAATTCGACGAGCGAAGCGATTCATCTGACCCGCCGCGCCAAGGAACTCGGTGCCGATGCCTGCCTTTTGGTTACCCCTTACTACAACAAGCCGACCCAGGAAGGTTTGTTTCTGCACTTTCAGGCCGTCAACGATGCGGTCGATATTCCGCAAATTCTTTACAACGTGCCGGGCAGAACCGCCTGCGACATGCTGCCGGAAACGATCGGTCGGCTTTCCAAGCTCAAAAACATCGTCGGCGTGAAAGAAGCCACCGGCGACCTGACGCGCGTTCCGAAAATCCGTGAACTGTGCGGCGAGAATTTCGCGCTCTACACCGGCGACGATGCCACCAGCTGCGAGTTTTGTTTGATGGGCGGCAACGGCAGCATCACCGTGACCGGCAATGTCGCCCCGAAACTGGTTCACGAGATGTTGGCCGCCGCGATGGCCGGCGATGCCGAAACCGCCCGCGCAATCGACGAAAAATTGATCGGCCTGCACAAGACCTTGTTCATTCAATCCAACCCGATCCCGGTCAAATGGGCGGTCGCCGAAATGGGCCTGATGCCGCGCGGAATCCGCCTGCCGCTGACCTGGCTGACGCAGGACTGTTACGATGCCGTTCGCGCTGCAATGCGGCAGGCCGGAGTCAATTAA
- a CDS encoding MlaA family lipoprotein, which translates to MKLDKYFFKPVSDGYKFITPDFVETGVSNFFNNLKGINVVLNDFLQGKFAQGASDTGRFLTNTTIGIAGLVDVASELGLHSNVEDFGQTLAVWGVGEGPYLVLPVMGPTTIRDGSGGIVDRAANPGTYVPFTGIIEGINDRAKAQGALNFIDEAALDPYVFTRESFLQYRRHLVNDGKTEIGLDHLDLDTSFDSSADPKADNSETEKSATDASGEDLVSVKPADKAAPANRPAYDAMIEAFEQNSAKVDRLSKIINR; encoded by the coding sequence ATGAAATTGGATAAATATTTTTTCAAACCGGTCTCCGACGGTTATAAATTTATTACGCCCGATTTCGTGGAAACCGGCGTCAGCAATTTCTTTAATAACCTGAAAGGCATCAATGTCGTCTTGAATGACTTCCTGCAGGGAAAGTTCGCTCAAGGCGCCTCGGATACCGGCCGATTTCTGACCAATACGACGATAGGCATCGCAGGTCTGGTCGATGTAGCGAGCGAATTGGGTTTACATTCCAACGTCGAAGACTTCGGGCAAACACTGGCAGTCTGGGGTGTCGGCGAAGGTCCCTATCTGGTGCTTCCGGTCATGGGGCCTACAACTATCCGTGACGGTAGCGGCGGTATCGTGGACAGAGCAGCCAATCCGGGCACCTATGTACCGTTTACCGGTATTATAGAAGGCATCAACGATCGCGCCAAAGCCCAAGGCGCGTTGAACTTTATCGACGAGGCCGCATTGGACCCGTATGTGTTTACCCGCGAGTCCTTCCTGCAGTATCGCCGGCATCTGGTGAATGACGGAAAAACCGAGATCGGCCTCGATCATTTGGATCTGGATACCTCCTTCGATAGTTCTGCCGATCCGAAGGCGGATAATTCCGAAACCGAAAAATCCGCTACCGATGCGTCAGGCGAGGACCTCGTATCCGTAAAGCCTGCCGATAAGGCCGCGCCTGCCAATCGCCCGGCTTACGACGCGATGATCGAAGCCTTCGAACAAAACTCGGCCAAAGTCGACCGGTTAAGCAAAATCATCAACCGTTGA
- a CDS encoding type II toxin-antitoxin system HicB family antitoxin produces MEKIFFNGKLSKLERVKMKLLAIIQPTNKGLTKNFSAYSPDIPGCIANGSTEEKALEALKITITHQIQSLERLGLEPPKHYCKVKILEIEANENRQDNYFAYLNRLQ; encoded by the coding sequence ATGGAAAAGATATTTTTTAACGGCAAGCTTTCGAAATTAGAGAGAGTAAAAATGAAACTATTAGCGATAATACAGCCAACTAACAAAGGTTTAACAAAAAATTTTTCGGCATATAGCCCGGATATACCCGGATGCATAGCTAATGGGTCGACCGAGGAAAAAGCCCTGGAAGCCCTGAAGATCACCATTACCCACCAAATTCAAAGCCTGGAAAGACTGGGGCTGGAACCGCCCAAGCACTATTGCAAAGTGAAAATCCTGGAGATCGAAGCGAACGAAAATCGGCAGGACAATTATTTCGCCTATTTGAACCGCCTCCAGTGA
- a CDS encoding YkgJ family cysteine cluster protein, producing the protein MQCRAGCGACCIAPSISSPMPLHPFGKPAGIHCLHLDKENKCAIFLHPSRPRVCAGFQPTEDVCGSSREEAMAILSEWESLTEPVQPSPEMRKKAESSPDFKTDASLSAVDV; encoded by the coding sequence ATGCAGTGTCGAGCTGGCTGCGGCGCGTGTTGTATCGCGCCGTCCATTTCTTCCCCGATGCCGTTACATCCCTTCGGCAAGCCCGCCGGCATACACTGCCTGCATTTGGACAAAGAAAACAAATGCGCGATATTTCTGCACCCCAGCCGCCCTCGCGTATGCGCCGGCTTTCAGCCGACCGAAGATGTCTGCGGTAGCAGCAGGGAAGAGGCAATGGCGATTTTATCGGAATGGGAAAGCCTGACCGAGCCGGTGCAACCGTCTCCGGAGATGCGAAAAAAGGCTGAATCTTCGCCGGATTTCAAGACTGATGCTTCGTTGTCCGCAGTGGACGTCTAG
- the bamC gene encoding outer membrane protein assembly factor BamC produces the protein MNKRKGLLFPVMAVVLNLSACSTIQSMFPDKEKDYQFTTEIPPLVLPEELSQGAAGKAAETTVKPEGEPVEETRQAAETGKAGEAAEETAQPEQATAEEQAGQESPQPEESEDSARPEQTAEPAEASKDGDKDKGTPVELVRFSDGERRLRIYSSSDRAWHLVSKALSRNAIEVTQRDQDQKLFYVQYDSEKEKAEDGSLLDEAIFLFKGFEANEKQYLLKLIAVDGKSDLAITNKDLEPVPDDETAVKLLRLLGGTIQGN, from the coding sequence ATGAACAAGCGCAAAGGCCTACTCTTTCCGGTCATGGCGGTAGTGTTGAATTTGTCCGCATGCAGCACTATTCAAAGCATGTTTCCGGATAAGGAAAAAGATTATCAGTTTACGACCGAAATCCCGCCTCTGGTTTTGCCCGAAGAGTTGAGCCAAGGGGCTGCCGGCAAGGCGGCCGAGACGACTGTGAAACCGGAGGGTGAGCCTGTTGAAGAAACCCGGCAGGCAGCCGAAACCGGCAAGGCGGGCGAAGCGGCTGAAGAGACTGCACAACCGGAACAGGCTACAGCCGAAGAACAAGCCGGACAGGAATCACCGCAGCCCGAAGAGTCGGAGGATTCGGCCCGGCCGGAGCAAACGGCCGAACCGGCGGAAGCATCAAAGGACGGTGACAAAGATAAAGGCACTCCGGTCGAATTGGTACGTTTTTCCGACGGCGAGCGCCGGCTGAGAATCTATAGTTCATCCGATCGGGCATGGCATCTGGTCAGTAAGGCATTGAGCCGCAATGCGATCGAGGTAACGCAGCGCGACCAGGACCAGAAGCTGTTTTACGTTCAGTACGATTCCGAGAAGGAAAAGGCCGAAGACGGATCGCTTCTGGATGAGGCCATTTTTCTGTTCAAAGGATTTGAAGCGAACGAGAAACAGTATTTGCTCAAGTTGATCGCTGTCGACGGCAAGAGCGACTTGGCGATCACGAACAAGGATCTGGAGCCGGTCCCCGACGATGAGACGGCGGTTAAACTATTGCGGTTGCTGGGCGGAACGATCCAAGGCAATTAA